The bacterium genome contains a region encoding:
- a CDS encoding DUF948 domain-containing protein, whose translation MTSASSVLLLVLAVAVAVGTLFLIPLLLELRRTVRTLNGVLKITEESLAPTMRELRSTLANLDRITADINTVTDDVRMFSGSLRQVGKDLNELREVVGLLGGGVGAKVAGLRAGFSTGFKYLAQNLLKKGGTP comes from the coding sequence ATGACATCCGCATCCAGCGTGCTGCTCTTGGTCCTGGCCGTCGCCGTCGCCGTGGGGACGCTCTTCCTGATCCCGCTGCTGCTCGAGCTGCGGCGGACCGTCCGCACCCTCAACGGCGTGCTCAAGATCACCGAGGAGTCGCTCGCCCCGACCATGCGCGAGCTGCGCTCCACGCTTGCGAACCTCGACCGCATCACGGCCGACATCAACACGGTGACCGACGACGTGCGCATGTTCTCCGGCTCCCTGCGCCAGGTGGGCAAGGACCTCAACGAGCTGCGCGAGGTCGTCGGCCTGCTCGGCGGCGGCGTCGGCGCGAAGGTCGCCGGGTTGCGCGCGGGATTCAGCACGGGCTTCAAGTATCTGGCGCAGAACCT